caTCCCGAGGAATAAACACGGAAGAACTTACAAAGATAAAGTCTGTATTGGGAGGTACCTGGAGACCCAGAGAACAGGTTAAGAATCAGCACATCTGGGACAAGACAAAGTCACCTGCATGGAAATTCCTGCCCAAGAAAGAGGTATAGAAGCTAATGAATTTGGAAAAGCTGTCACTGTACAAGCAATAGTTTCGGAGCGGTGTGTGCCTGCAGAACAGTGTGTTCGTGAACATGCTACACGTGGGAAAATCTTCCAACAAAACTCAGACTTAATTATACAAAGGGAGTGTGATGGAAAGAGACCTTGTGAATGTAGTGGATGCGGGAAAGCCTTAAGAGACCACACCACTCTTATTCAGCATGAAAGAACGCATACTGGAGAGCGACCCTACAGATGTAACGAATGCGGAAAGGGATTTAACCAGAGTTCCCACCTAACAAACCATCAGAAGACTCACACAGGGGAAAAGCCCTACAAATGCaatgaatgtgggaaggccttcagtTATTGTTCAGTCCTTAttcaacatcagagaattcatagtGGGGAGAAACCTTATGAGTGCACTGAATGCGGTAAGACGTTTAGTCGTAGCACATACCTTACTCAGCATCAAAGAATTCACACTGGTGAGAAACCCTATAAATGTCTTGAATGTGGAAAGGCTTTTAGCCAGAGCACGCATCTTACTctacatcagagaattcatactggagagaaaccttacgaATGCAGTGAATGTGGTAAAACCTTCAGTCAGAGTGCACATCTTACTCAACATCAAAGAATTCATACGGGAGAAaagccctatgaatgtaatgaCTGTGGAAAAGCCTTCAGTGATCACTCCGCTCTTATTCGACATCATATCatccacactggggagaaacctCATGAATGCAATGACtgtgggaaagctttcagctACTGCTCCGACCTGATTCAACACCAGAGAACACATACTGGAGAAAGACCATACaggtgcagtgaatgtgggaatgCCTTTAGTGACTGTTCAGCCCTCATCCAGCATCAAAGAATTCACACTGGGgagaagccctatgaatgtagtgaatgtgggaaagcctttggTAACTACTCAGCTCTCACTCGCCATCAAAGAACTCATACTGGGGAGAAACCCTacgaatgtaaggaatgtggcaaAACCTTTAGCAGAAGCACATACCTTACTCAACATCAGAGGAGTCACACAGGAGATAAACCATATAAATGTCATGAGTGTGAGAAAACTTTTGCCCAGAGTTCGTTCCTTACGCAACACATGAGggttcacactggagaaaaaccctacaggtgtaatgaatgtgggaaagctttcagtgaCCGCTCAGGGCATATCCAgcatcagagaactcacactggtgagaagccctatgaatgtaatgattgtgggaaagctttcagtttctgCTCAGCCCTTATTCAACAtaagagaattcatactggagagaagccctatAAATGCAGTGACTGCGGAAAAGCCTTTAGTGATAGGTCAGCACTTATTcaacatcagagaactcacactggagagaaaccctataagTGTAACgtatgtggaaaagccttcagtCAGAGTACGAACCTCAGAAATCACCAGAAAACTCATTCTAGTGAAAAATCCTATAAATGTagtgaatgtggaaaagcctttagtTACTGCTCAGGCCTCATTCAACATCAAAtcattcatactggagagaagcctTATGCATGCAGTGAATGTGGCAGAGCCTTCAGCCGGGGGACGGACCTTAAAAAACATCAGAAGACTCATACTGAAGAGAAACTctacaaatgtaatgaatgtggaaaagcctttagcCAGAGCACGTATCTTACAAAACACCAGAAAATTCACAGTGCAGAGAAAGCAAATATACATACTGCCTGTAGGAAAACCGTTAAGCAAAACTCTTCTGTTCAACGTGAAAAATCTCACACTGGAGAGAAGTCCTCCGAACGCCTTGAGAGTCTGGCTTCTGTGGAGACCAGGCAAACAGAAGGATCTTGAAAACTGTCAACTAGAGTGGCCACATGGCTTAGTGGGAAGAGCGCATTTATGGGTTTTAGAGGTCCTGGGTTCTAATCTCAGCTCTATTACTAACTAAGTGCATTGCTTACTTGAGGGTAAGTCACTTTACCTCTTTAAGCCTTAATTTACTCACCTGAAAAATTTGAAGGTCTGACTAAATGATCTTTAAGatccacatttattttatttattaccaaTGTAGGCTTTTACAGAGGTGATTCTTAAATTGTGACCTATTTATTCTACAACAGTTCTGATTTACATTGTGAGGATGTGGCCGTCATTATGGATTCAATAAAGATACGGCCTACACACTATTTATTACCATGGGTCCTCCAAAATTAAACATACTATGAATATTCAAGGAAATTAAGAGATAAAGTAATATGAATTCTGTTAATTGTTGCAGTAGGAAGGTTGGGATCTTTTCTTGATTAAGAATATGGTGTTGGATAAAacctcaaaaagaatgaatcaaaTTATTGGTAAAGGCTGGGTTACCTAGAATCCACCCAAACTTAATGGTGCaatataaattttttctattaagttCAATTGGTTGCTATCATGTCCCAAGTGAAAAAGAACTGGAAAGCAGTTCTAAAGTCTTGAGCAGATTTCTAAGAACAGATGAAATTGGAAAGTGTATTTGCCATTTCCACCTAAATATGTAAAGGCCAcgtgaatgaaaatgaatgttGATCTAGGAAAGTCCGTTGGTCTCTGGTCTTTTTCCTGTGATTACAGAGACAATAGCCTGAAAATATGAAGATGTATTTCAGAAGCCTGTGATACTAAGTTGaccagttaatttttttccagattttctgtCATGCCTGTGCATTGTTTTATAAtcaaagaaacaatatttaaaaggaatttgaTAACTAAGCAAATTTAATGGTTTTGGAATAGGAGACTACTTTAGCAAATTA
The nucleotide sequence above comes from Panthera tigris isolate Pti1 chromosome B2, P.tigris_Pti1_mat1.1, whole genome shotgun sequence. Encoded proteins:
- the LOC102958868 gene encoding zinc finger protein 883-like; its protein translation is MEIPAQERGIEANEFGKAVTVQAIVSERCVPAEQCVREHATRGKIFQQNSDLIIQRECDGKRPCECSGCGKALRDHTTLIQHERTHTGERPYRCNECGKGFNQSSHLTNHQKTHTGEKPYKCNECGKAFSYCSVLIQHQRIHSGEKPYECTECGKTFSRSTYLTQHQRIHTGEKPYKCLECGKAFSQSTHLTLHQRIHTGEKPYECSECGKTFSQSAHLTQHQRIHTGEKPYECNDCGKAFSDHSALIRHHIIHTGEKPHECNDCGKAFSYCSDLIQHQRTHTGERPYRCSECGNAFSDCSALIQHQRIHTGEKPYECSECGKAFGNYSALTRHQRTHTGEKPYECKECGKTFSRSTYLTQHQRSHTGDKPYKCHECEKTFAQSSFLTQHMRVHTGEKPYRCNECGKAFSDRSGHIQHQRTHTGEKPYECNDCGKAFSFCSALIQHKRIHTGEKPYKCSDCGKAFSDRSALIQHQRTHTGEKPYKCNVCGKAFSQSTNLRNHQKTHSSEKSYKCSECGKAFSYCSGLIQHQIIHTGEKPYACSECGRAFSRGTDLKKHQKTHTEEKLYKCNECGKAFSQSTYLTKHQKIHSAEKANIHTACRKTVKQNSSVQREKSHTGEKSSERLESLASVETRQTEGS